Proteins encoded in a region of the Streptomyces sp. NBC_00513 genome:
- a CDS encoding SMP-30/gluconolactonase/LRE family protein, giving the protein MKLAPATKLLTLPLTAALAGVLALGTAPAQASDTRVSTAFSLPGAKIYPEGIAADARTGTVYVGSYADGTVYRTRPGHRTAEVFLPAGTDGRDTANGLFVDDRGRLWVTDSTTGVAVYDTRTGTRLAHFEVTGGEPSFVNDLTVTPDGTAYLSDSVRAVVYRVTPAQLATGSGPLEAAYDLSDRLTPSPAGSFSLNGIVADPAGRYLLTVDMTAGDLHRIDLRTGALSRVALSGGDLKAADGLHLSPGGVLRVAHNTTNTLTRWQLTPDGTRARLTRTLTDPGLQIPTTLTRTAGRTLIVRSQFDQGGPMNPGHGTPTTFTIASTRAL; this is encoded by the coding sequence ATGAAGCTCGCACCTGCCACCAAGCTCCTGACCCTGCCCCTGACCGCTGCCCTCGCCGGCGTTCTCGCCCTGGGCACCGCGCCCGCCCAGGCCTCGGACACCCGCGTCTCCACCGCCTTCTCCCTCCCGGGCGCCAAGATCTACCCGGAGGGCATCGCGGCGGACGCCCGCACGGGCACGGTCTACGTCGGCTCGTACGCCGACGGCACCGTCTACCGCACCCGCCCCGGCCACCGCACCGCCGAGGTCTTCCTGCCCGCGGGCACCGACGGCCGCGACACCGCGAACGGCCTCTTCGTCGACGACCGGGGCCGCCTGTGGGTCACCGACTCCACCACGGGCGTGGCGGTGTACGACACCCGCACCGGCACCCGCCTCGCCCACTTCGAGGTCACCGGCGGCGAACCGTCCTTCGTCAACGACCTGACCGTCACCCCGGACGGCACGGCCTACCTGAGCGACAGCGTCCGCGCCGTCGTCTACCGCGTCACGCCCGCCCAACTGGCCACCGGCTCCGGCCCATTGGAAGCGGCGTACGACCTGAGCGACCGGCTGACCCCGTCACCGGCCGGCAGCTTCTCCCTCAACGGCATCGTCGCGGACCCGGCCGGCCGCTACCTGCTCACCGTCGACATGACCGCGGGCGACCTCCACCGCATCGACCTGCGCACGGGCGCCCTCTCCCGCGTCGCCCTCAGCGGCGGCGACCTCAAGGCCGCCGACGGCCTGCACCTCTCCCCCGGCGGCGTCCTGCGCGTGGCCCACAACACCACCAACACCCTGACCCGCTGGCAGCTCACCCCCGACGGCACCCGTGCCCGCCTGACCCGCACCCTGACGGACCCGGGCCTCCAGATCCCCACGACCCTGACCCGTACGGCCGGCCGCACCCTGATCGTCCGCTCCCAGTTCGACCAGGGCGGCCCCATGAACCCGGGCCACGGCACCCCGACCACCTTCACGATCGCCTCGACCCGAGCCCTGTGA
- a CDS encoding exodeoxyribonuclease VII small subunit: MAETETAPGYEQARDELIEVVRKLEAGGTSLEDSLALWERGEELATVCRHWLEGARARLDSALAARDGATEDAEGARGE; this comes from the coding sequence ATGGCTGAAACCGAGACGGCGCCGGGTTACGAGCAGGCCCGCGACGAGCTGATCGAGGTCGTCCGCAAGCTGGAGGCGGGTGGCACCTCCCTGGAGGACTCGCTCGCGCTCTGGGAGCGCGGCGAGGAGCTGGCGACGGTGTGCCGGCACTGGCTGGAGGGGGCCCGGGCTCGACTGGACTCGGCCCTGGCCGCCCGGGACGGGGCGACCGAGGACGCGGAGGGCGCTCGCGGGGAGTGA
- a CDS encoding type II toxin-antitoxin system RelE/ParE family toxin: MSEYRTVFRPEAQAELRKIPRDVALRILAKLTELETDPLGFNTTALASQPERRRLRVGDYRVVYTIDNGELVVWVVHVGHRSTVYEA; this comes from the coding sequence GTGAGTGAGTACCGGACCGTCTTCCGGCCCGAGGCGCAGGCCGAGCTCCGGAAGATCCCTCGCGACGTGGCGCTGCGCATCCTGGCCAAGCTGACCGAGCTGGAAACCGACCCTCTCGGCTTCAACACCACCGCACTCGCGTCCCAGCCCGAACGTCGCCGCCTCCGCGTCGGCGACTACCGCGTCGTCTACACGATCGACAACGGGGAATTGGTGGTCTGGGTCGTTCACGTCGGACACCGGTCCACCGTTTACGAGGCCTGA
- a CDS encoding alpha/beta hydrolase translates to MVLVVVLGAGGFAAWKNEWFSGNGESVSFGKDVPAAVGSDDPKPGGSSPAAPAPPTGDPDVSLPVGPKSDFKQTAKLDDGTIIAKTRLAGAKSGFEGDVWVWTPKEYGEKEYEKSAFPVLIALPGGNGFPANYWADRSLGLQKAVSEGVRAGTSLPFILVMPVLNPDNKYYYDGADIPGRPKMGTWLAEDIPDFARANFRTYKSRDGWAFMGSSSGAFVGMKQVLQHPDRFKAVIASGGEIVPDSPLWKGHQAEMDANDPEKLAKKLIDANGPEVYINFQVGTKETGKDRMLQFQREYGKGPVKITIRDIQNGEHNGWHYVRGMKEGSLEWISKVLKGPKPEAG, encoded by the coding sequence CTGGTGCTCGTGGTGGTGCTCGGCGCCGGCGGGTTCGCCGCCTGGAAGAACGAGTGGTTCTCCGGCAACGGGGAGAGCGTGAGCTTCGGCAAGGACGTCCCGGCGGCGGTGGGGTCCGACGACCCGAAGCCGGGCGGTTCCTCCCCGGCGGCGCCGGCGCCGCCGACCGGTGATCCGGACGTGTCGCTGCCCGTCGGACCGAAGTCCGACTTCAAGCAGACCGCCAAGCTCGACGACGGCACGATCATCGCCAAGACCCGCCTCGCCGGCGCCAAGTCCGGCTTCGAGGGGGACGTCTGGGTGTGGACGCCGAAGGAGTACGGCGAGAAGGAGTACGAGAAGAGCGCCTTCCCGGTGCTCATCGCGCTCCCCGGGGGCAACGGCTTCCCGGCGAACTACTGGGCCGACCGCAGCCTGGGTCTGCAGAAGGCCGTCAGTGAGGGCGTCCGCGCCGGCACCAGCCTGCCGTTCATCCTGGTCATGCCCGTACTCAACCCGGACAACAAGTACTACTACGACGGCGCGGACATCCCGGGCCGGCCCAAGATGGGCACGTGGCTCGCCGAGGACATACCGGACTTCGCCCGCGCCAACTTCCGTACGTACAAATCCCGCGACGGCTGGGCCTTCATGGGCTCCTCCTCCGGCGCCTTCGTCGGGATGAAGCAGGTCCTCCAGCACCCGGACAGGTTCAAAGCCGTGATCGCCAGTGGTGGCGAGATCGTTCCCGACTCCCCGCTCTGGAAGGGTCACCAGGCGGAGATGGACGCGAACGATCCCGAGAAGCTCGCCAAGAAGCTGATCGACGCCAACGGTCCGGAGGTCTACATCAACTTTCAGGTCGGGACGAAGGAGACGGGCAAGGACCGGATGCTCCAGTTCCAGCGGGAGTACGGCAAGGGTCCCGTCAAGATCACCATCCGGGACATACAGAACGGCGAGCACAACGGCTGGCACTACGTGCGCGGCATGAAGGAAGGCTCGCTGGAATGGATCAGCAAGGTGTTGAAGGGCCCGAAGCCGGAAGCCGGGTGA
- a CDS encoding APC family permease: protein MASVTDSGSASEAPATLRRSLGFRDLVVYGLLFIAPMAPVGIFGTLDAKSHGAVALVYLCATVAMAFTAFSYAQMVRVAPQAGSVFTYARKGLGEGPGLIAGWMAMLDYLLIPAVAYLFSGIAMNALVPEVSRWVWTALAVVVTTLLNLWGVRAAARVGFAVLAMEIVVLLVFLVAAVVALAEGGARRGWLSPLTGDGSLDFSTAAVLGAVSVAVLSYLGFDAIASFAEEVTGGSAKVARAVLFCLALTGVLFIAQTYLAALLSPMTAAELAADPGAQGPAFYNTVESAVGSWLHDLVAVSKAIGAAFAALAGQAAAGRLLFAMARERRLPHVLSRTWGGTPRAALLVAATVTLVAAVWAARRDDGLDHLVSVVDIGALVAFTLLHASVVGWFVVQRREGPPNWFKHLVIPVLGAAVTVAVIVEASRAAQLVGAVWLVVGLGVWVVQRGRRAGDRVAGPGDGVGSGG, encoded by the coding sequence ATGGCGTCCGTGACGGATTCCGGTTCGGCCTCCGAGGCTCCCGCGACGTTGCGGCGCAGCCTCGGCTTTCGCGATCTGGTGGTCTACGGGCTGCTGTTCATCGCCCCGATGGCCCCGGTCGGGATCTTCGGCACCCTCGACGCCAAGTCGCACGGCGCGGTGGCCCTCGTCTACCTCTGCGCGACCGTCGCGATGGCGTTCACGGCGTTCTCGTACGCGCAGATGGTCCGGGTGGCCCCGCAGGCCGGTTCGGTCTTCACGTACGCCCGCAAGGGGCTCGGCGAGGGGCCGGGGCTGATCGCCGGGTGGATGGCGATGCTGGACTACCTGCTGATCCCCGCGGTGGCGTACCTGTTCTCCGGCATCGCGATGAACGCCTTGGTGCCGGAGGTGTCCCGGTGGGTGTGGACGGCGCTGGCGGTGGTGGTGACCACCCTGCTGAACCTGTGGGGCGTACGGGCGGCCGCGCGGGTGGGTTTCGCGGTGCTGGCCATGGAGATCGTGGTGCTGCTGGTGTTCCTGGTCGCGGCGGTGGTGGCGCTGGCCGAGGGCGGGGCGCGGCGCGGCTGGCTGTCGCCGTTGACGGGGGACGGTTCGCTGGACTTCTCGACGGCGGCCGTGCTGGGGGCGGTGTCGGTGGCCGTGCTGTCGTACCTGGGCTTCGACGCCATCGCCTCCTTCGCGGAGGAGGTGACGGGCGGCAGTGCGAAGGTGGCGCGGGCGGTGCTGTTCTGTCTGGCGCTGACGGGGGTGCTGTTCATCGCGCAGACCTATCTGGCGGCGCTGCTGAGCCCGATGACGGCGGCGGAGCTGGCGGCCGATCCGGGTGCGCAGGGACCGGCGTTCTACAACACGGTGGAGTCGGCGGTCGGGTCCTGGTTGCACGACCTGGTGGCGGTGAGCAAGGCGATCGGGGCGGCGTTCGCGGCGTTGGCCGGGCAGGCGGCGGCGGGTCGGCTGCTGTTCGCCATGGCCCGGGAGCGGCGGCTCCCGCACGTCCTGTCGCGGACCTGGGGCGGGACCCCGCGGGCGGCGCTGCTGGTGGCGGCGACGGTGACGCTGGTCGCGGCGGTGTGGGCGGCGCGGCGCGACGACGGGCTGGACCATCTGGTGTCGGTGGTGGACATCGGGGCGCTGGTGGCGTTCACGCTGCTGCACGCGTCGGTGGTGGGCTGGTTCGTGGTGCAGCGGCGGGAGGGGCCGCCGAACTGGTTCAAGCACCTGGTGATCCCGGTGCTGGGTGCGGCCGTGACCGTCGCGGTGATCGTCGAGGCCTCGCGGGCGGCGCAGCTGGTGGGTGCCGTGTGGCTGGTGGTGGGGTTGGGGGTGTGGGTGGTCCAGCGGGGCCGACGCGCCGGGGATCGGGTCGCCGGGCCCGGGGACGGTGTCGGTTCTGGCGGTTAG
- a CDS encoding type II toxin-antitoxin system Phd/YefM family antitoxin, translated as MSQMPIESIRDVRAHLAEVVERADRDDVPTVITRRGKEVAAVVSIDVLRKYQEWEEREINRIIDERMANPAPGIPIEDIMRETLARSE; from the coding sequence ATGAGTCAGATGCCCATAGAGTCCATCCGCGACGTGCGCGCACACCTGGCCGAGGTCGTGGAGCGCGCGGACCGCGACGACGTGCCCACGGTGATCACGCGCCGAGGCAAGGAAGTCGCCGCCGTCGTCTCCATCGACGTGCTGCGCAAGTATCAGGAGTGGGAAGAGCGCGAGATCAACCGGATCATCGACGAGCGCATGGCCAACCCGGCGCCCGGAATCCCGATCGAGGACATCATGAGGGAGACGCTGGCGCGCAGTGAGTGA
- the ychF gene encoding redox-regulated ATPase YchF: MSLTIGIVGLPNVGKSTLFNALTKNDVLAANYPFATIEPNVGVVGVPDQRLAVLAGIFGSQKVLPATVDFVDIAGIVRGASEGEGLGNKFLANIRESDAICQVIRAFKDENVVHVDGKVSPKDDIETINTELILADLQSIEKAVPRLTKESRLQKEKVAVLAAVEKAQKILEEGHTLFSQGISKGTEQGDLLHELHLLTVKPFLYVFNVDEDELTDDAFKAEQSALVAPAEAIFLNAKLEAELIELDDEEALELLQSVGQEEPGMATLGRVGFTTLGLQTYLTAGPKETRAWTIKKGATAPEAAGVIHTDFQRGFIKAEIISFADLVDCGSVAEARAKGKARMEGKDYVMQDGDVVEFRFNV, encoded by the coding sequence GTGTCGCTCACGATCGGAATCGTCGGCCTGCCGAATGTCGGCAAGTCGACCCTGTTCAACGCCCTGACCAAGAACGACGTGCTGGCGGCCAACTACCCGTTCGCCACCATCGAGCCGAACGTCGGCGTCGTCGGTGTCCCGGACCAGCGGCTGGCCGTCCTCGCGGGCATCTTCGGATCGCAGAAGGTCCTCCCGGCCACCGTCGACTTCGTCGACATCGCGGGCATCGTCCGCGGCGCCTCCGAGGGCGAGGGCCTGGGCAACAAGTTCCTCGCGAACATCCGCGAGTCGGACGCGATCTGCCAGGTCATCCGCGCCTTCAAGGACGAGAACGTCGTCCACGTCGACGGCAAGGTCTCGCCCAAGGACGACATCGAGACGATCAACACCGAGCTGATCCTCGCCGACCTCCAGTCCATCGAGAAGGCGGTGCCGCGCCTGACGAAGGAGTCCCGCCTCCAGAAGGAGAAGGTCGCGGTCCTGGCCGCGGTCGAGAAGGCGCAGAAGATCCTCGAAGAGGGCCACACCCTCTTCTCGCAGGGCATCAGCAAGGGCACGGAGCAGGGCGACCTCCTCCACGAACTGCACCTGCTCACCGTCAAGCCCTTCCTCTACGTCTTCAACGTCGACGAGGACGAGCTGACGGACGACGCCTTCAAGGCCGAGCAGAGCGCCCTGGTCGCCCCGGCCGAGGCGATCTTCCTGAACGCCAAGCTGGAGGCCGAGCTGATCGAGCTCGACGACGAGGAAGCCCTCGAACTCCTCCAGTCGGTCGGCCAGGAGGAGCCGGGAATGGCCACGCTGGGCCGCGTCGGCTTCACCACCCTGGGCCTGCAGACCTACCTGACGGCCGGCCCGAAGGAAACCCGCGCCTGGACCATCAAGAAGGGCGCCACCGCCCCCGAGGCCGCCGGCGTCATCCACACCGACTTCCAGCGCGGCTTCATCAAGGCCGAGATCATCTCCTTCGCCGACCTGGTCGACTGCGGCTCGGTGGCCGAGGCCCGCGCCAAGGGCAAGGCCCGCATGGAAGGCAAGGACTACGTCATGCAGGACGGCGACGTGGTGGAGTTCCGCTTCAACGTCTGA
- a CDS encoding 4-hydroxy-3-methylbut-2-enyl diphosphate reductase, translated as MTAPSSAPASRRVLLAAPRGYCAGVDRAVIAVEKALEQYGAPVYVRHEIVHNKYVVQTLEKKGAIFVERTEEVPEGSIVMFSAHGVAPVVHEEAARGRLATIDATCPLVTKVHKEAIRYANDDFDILLIGHEGHEEVIGTSGEAPDHITIVDGPDDVANVRVRDESKVVWLSQTTLSVDETMETVDALKTKFPLLVSPPSDDICYATSNRQAAVKVMGADSDLVIVVGSKNSSNSIRLVEVALDAGARAAHLVDFASEIDEAWLEGVTTVGLTSGASVPEVLVEEVLEWLTQRGYADVEIVKTAEESIVFSLPKELRRDLRAEAAGLVAGAGDTEAGAAGATGATGTAGATGATGATGTTGATEK; from the coding sequence ATGACTGCTCCCTCCTCTGCTCCCGCTTCCCGCCGCGTCCTGCTCGCCGCCCCGCGCGGATACTGCGCGGGCGTCGACCGAGCCGTGATCGCCGTCGAGAAAGCCCTTGAGCAGTACGGTGCGCCGGTCTACGTACGCCACGAGATCGTCCACAACAAGTACGTCGTCCAGACGCTGGAGAAGAAGGGCGCCATCTTCGTCGAGCGGACGGAGGAGGTCCCCGAGGGCTCCATCGTGATGTTCTCCGCGCACGGCGTGGCACCCGTGGTCCACGAGGAGGCGGCCCGCGGCCGGCTCGCGACGATCGACGCGACCTGCCCGCTGGTCACCAAGGTCCACAAGGAAGCCATCCGCTACGCCAACGACGACTTCGACATCCTCCTCATCGGCCACGAGGGCCACGAGGAGGTCATCGGCACCTCCGGCGAGGCCCCCGACCACATCACCATCGTGGACGGCCCCGACGACGTCGCCAACGTGCGGGTCCGCGACGAGTCGAAGGTCGTCTGGCTCTCCCAGACCACCCTCTCCGTCGACGAGACCATGGAGACGGTCGACGCCCTGAAGACCAAGTTCCCGCTGCTGGTCTCGCCGCCGAGCGACGACATCTGCTACGCCACCTCGAACCGCCAGGCCGCGGTCAAGGTGATGGGCGCCGACTCCGACCTGGTCATCGTCGTCGGCTCCAAGAACTCCTCGAACTCGATCCGCCTCGTCGAGGTGGCCCTGGACGCCGGCGCGCGCGCCGCCCACCTGGTCGACTTCGCGAGCGAGATCGACGAGGCCTGGCTGGAGGGCGTCACCACCGTCGGCCTGACCTCGGGCGCCTCGGTGCCGGAGGTCCTGGTCGAGGAAGTACTGGAGTGGCTGACGCAGCGCGGCTACGCCGACGTGGAGATCGTCAAGACGGCCGAGGAGTCGATCGTCTTCTCGCTGCCCAAGGAACTCCGCCGCGACCTGCGCGCCGAGGCGGCGGGACTCGTCGCGGGGGCGGGCGACACCGAGGCGGGCGCTGCCGGGGCGACGGGTGCGACGGGAACGGCCGGGGCTACGGGTGCGACCGGCGCTACGGGTACGACCGGCGCGACCGAGAAGTAG
- a CDS encoding DUF6542 domain-containing protein, giving the protein MEHYRARSVRHPREQIPRQQTPGAARPTKPAPARRRLPRPRLTGLGGGLFACVAMAVVAGIVWLLFDASLFAYGLLFLPVAATTALWVRPADLITAPISAPIAFAVGVWPVSGGSGGIGGQLMGIVSALSLHAGWLYAGTVVAALIALVRKAVLIGKRRMPRRVV; this is encoded by the coding sequence GTGGAGCACTACAGGGCGCGTTCAGTACGTCACCCGCGGGAGCAGATCCCGAGGCAGCAGACCCCGGGGGCGGCTCGCCCGACGAAGCCGGCCCCTGCCCGGCGGCGGCTGCCCCGGCCGCGGCTGACCGGCCTCGGTGGCGGGCTCTTCGCGTGTGTGGCGATGGCGGTGGTCGCGGGGATCGTCTGGCTGCTGTTCGACGCGTCGCTGTTCGCTTACGGGCTGCTCTTCCTGCCCGTGGCCGCCACGACCGCGCTCTGGGTGCGTCCCGCCGACCTGATCACCGCCCCCATCAGTGCCCCGATCGCGTTCGCGGTCGGGGTCTGGCCCGTCTCCGGGGGTTCCGGTGGCATCGGCGGGCAGCTGATGGGGATCGTGTCGGCGTTGTCCCTGCACGCCGGCTGGCTGTACGCGGGAACGGTCGTCGCGGCCCTGATCGCGCTGGTGCGCAAGGCCGTGCTGATCGGGAAGCGCCGCATGCCCCGCCGGGTGGTCTGA
- a CDS encoding MarR family winged helix-turn-helix transcriptional regulator, protein MTSMPAEERIGSHLKRAEQALLAAKNTACKPAAVTVPQYAALLWLAEKPGISAAALSRLCGVTPPTMNTVLKNLQERGLVERTAHEWHGNVLETRLTIEGRAVMELADAGAVRVERALAAEFTDEERERLVELLGRCTRVLGTLK, encoded by the coding sequence ATGACTTCCATGCCCGCCGAGGAGCGCATCGGTTCTCACCTCAAGCGCGCCGAGCAGGCCCTCCTCGCGGCGAAGAACACCGCGTGCAAGCCGGCGGCGGTGACGGTTCCGCAGTACGCCGCCCTGCTCTGGCTCGCCGAGAAGCCCGGTATCTCCGCCGCGGCGCTCTCCCGGCTGTGCGGAGTCACCCCGCCGACGATGAACACCGTCCTGAAGAACCTCCAGGAGCGCGGCCTCGTCGAGCGGACCGCGCATGAATGGCACGGCAACGTCCTGGAGACGCGGCTCACGATCGAGGGGCGGGCCGTGATGGAGCTGGCCGACGCGGGTGCGGTACGGGTGGAGCGGGCGCTGGCCGCGGAGTTCACGGATGAGGAGCGCGAGCGGCTCGTCGAGCTGCTGGGCCGGTGTACACGGGTGCTCGGCACCCTGAAGTGA
- a CDS encoding alpha/beta hydrolase, whose product MALAGGGAAAYAFGVFSDIGDPVSFGASHEPAAATGDVTPGVRMPTGPKASFVRSSRLPDGTQIAQTTITGAKSGFKGDVWVWAPKEYDDPRYAKSAFPVLISLPGGRGYPKNYWGTGPGLGLQQAVSNGVKTGTSLPFILVMPVINADTKHHFDGSDIPGQPKMGTWMAEDIPAFTRANFRTFDSRDGWAFMGSSSGGFGALKHVLKFPHRFKAVIASGVDMVPDSPLWKGNRQAMDANNPERLAAKLIKEGGPDVYVNFQIGTKESGRALAEKFMKSYGKGPVHTRLQVIQDGEHNGKSYVRGMKEGSLAWISKVMAAPTPTSVGAPEAR is encoded by the coding sequence GTGGCCCTCGCGGGGGGCGGCGCGGCGGCCTACGCGTTCGGCGTCTTCTCGGACATAGGGGATCCGGTGTCCTTCGGCGCGTCCCACGAGCCGGCCGCGGCCACCGGGGACGTCACACCGGGCGTGCGCATGCCCACCGGTCCGAAGGCCTCGTTCGTCCGTAGCTCCCGGCTGCCGGACGGCACCCAGATCGCCCAGACGACCATCACCGGCGCGAAGTCGGGATTCAAGGGCGACGTGTGGGTGTGGGCGCCGAAGGAGTACGACGACCCGCGGTACGCCAAGAGCGCCTTCCCGGTCCTGATCTCGCTCCCCGGGGGTCGCGGCTACCCCAAGAACTACTGGGGGACGGGTCCCGGCCTCGGTCTGCAGCAGGCCGTGAGCAACGGGGTGAAGACCGGTACCAGCCTGCCCTTCATCCTCGTCATGCCGGTGATCAACGCGGACACCAAGCACCACTTCGACGGCTCGGACATTCCCGGCCAGCCGAAGATGGGCACCTGGATGGCCGAGGACATCCCCGCTTTCACCCGGGCCAATTTCCGCACCTTCGACTCGCGTGACGGCTGGGCCTTCATGGGCTCCTCCTCCGGCGGCTTCGGTGCCCTCAAGCACGTCCTGAAGTTCCCCCACCGCTTCAAGGCGGTCATCGCCAGCGGAGTGGACATGGTCCCCGATTCCCCGCTGTGGAAGGGGAACAGGCAGGCCATGGACGCGAACAACCCGGAGAGGCTGGCCGCGAAGTTGATCAAGGAGGGTGGCCCGGACGTATACGTCAACTTCCAGATCGGCACCAAGGAGAGCGGTCGCGCTCTCGCCGAGAAGTTCATGAAGAGCTACGGGAAGGGCCCCGTGCACACCCGCCTCCAGGTGATCCAGGATGGTGAGCACAACGGAAAGTCGTACGTACGCGGCATGAAGGAGGGCTCCCTCGCGTGGATCAGCAAGGTGATGGCCGCGCCGACCCCGACCAGCGTGGGCGCGCCCGAGGCGAGATGA
- the xseA gene encoding exodeoxyribonuclease VII large subunit — translation MGLNTSADAPLPVGRVSRLIGGWIDKLGQVWVEGQITQLSRRPGAGVVFLTLRDPSHDISLSVTCFRQVFDEVADAVTEGARVVVLAKPEWYAPRGQLSLRATEIRPVGIGELLARLEKLKRSLASEGLFAADRKKSLPFLPQLIGLVVGRASAAERDVLENARRRWPAVRFEVRNVAVQGVHAVPQVIEAVKELDALPEVDVIIVARGGGSVEDLLPFSDEEVVRTVAAARTPVVSAIGHEPDSPLLDLVADLRASTPTDAAKKVVPDVGEELERVSQLQARGLRAVRGLLDREERGLAHALARPVFVHPQRMVETREAEVEALLARGRRTLGHLLDRADSELAHTRARVVALSPAATLERGYAVLQRADGHVVRSPRDVAPDEVLRARVAAGEFHVRVEAEAAPDGTPDGGEGPAEGVADAG, via the coding sequence ATGGGTCTGAATACGTCGGCTGACGCGCCGCTGCCGGTCGGTCGGGTGTCCCGACTCATCGGGGGCTGGATCGACAAGCTCGGTCAGGTGTGGGTGGAGGGGCAGATCACCCAGTTGTCCCGGCGGCCGGGGGCGGGGGTGGTCTTCCTGACGCTGCGCGACCCGTCGCACGACATCTCGCTCAGCGTGACCTGTTTCCGCCAGGTGTTCGACGAGGTCGCGGACGCGGTGACGGAGGGCGCGCGGGTCGTCGTCCTGGCCAAGCCGGAGTGGTACGCCCCGCGCGGGCAGTTGTCGCTGCGGGCCACGGAGATACGGCCCGTCGGCATCGGGGAGTTGCTGGCCCGCCTGGAGAAGCTCAAGCGGTCGTTGGCCTCCGAGGGCCTGTTCGCGGCGGACCGCAAGAAGTCGTTGCCGTTCCTGCCGCAGCTGATCGGGCTGGTGGTGGGGCGGGCCTCGGCGGCCGAGCGGGACGTGTTGGAGAACGCCCGGCGGCGCTGGCCGGCGGTCCGTTTCGAGGTGCGCAACGTGGCCGTGCAGGGGGTGCACGCGGTGCCCCAGGTGATCGAGGCGGTCAAGGAGCTCGACGCGCTGCCGGAGGTCGACGTGATCATCGTGGCGCGCGGCGGGGGCAGCGTGGAGGACCTGCTGCCGTTCTCCGACGAGGAGGTCGTGCGGACGGTCGCGGCCGCCCGTACCCCGGTGGTCTCGGCGATCGGGCACGAGCCGGACTCCCCGCTGCTGGACCTGGTCGCGGACCTGCGGGCGTCGACGCCCACGGACGCGGCGAAGAAGGTGGTCCCGGACGTCGGGGAGGAGCTGGAGCGCGTGAGCCAGCTCCAGGCGCGCGGGCTGCGCGCGGTGCGCGGGCTGCTCGACCGGGAGGAGCGGGGGCTCGCCCACGCCCTGGCCCGGCCGGTGTTCGTGCATCCGCAGCGGATGGTGGAGACCCGGGAGGCCGAGGTGGAGGCGCTGCTGGCGCGCGGTCGGCGGACGCTGGGGCACCTGCTGGACCGGGCGGATTCCGAGCTGGCGCACACCCGGGCCCGGGTGGTGGCGCTGTCGCCGGCGGCGACCTTGGAGCGCGGGTACGCGGTGCTCCAGCGGGCCGACGGGCACGTGGTGCGTTCGCCGCGGGACGTCGCGCCGGACGAGGTGCTGCGCGCGCGGGTGGCGGCGGGCGAGTTCCACGTACGGGTCGAGGCCGAAGCGGCCCCGGACGGCACCCCGGACGGCGGCGAGGGCCCGGCCGAGGGCGTGGCCGACGCCGGATGA
- the ppgK gene encoding polyphosphate--glucose phosphotransferase translates to MQIFGVDIGGSGIKGAPVDLERGELAQERHKELTPQPATPDGVADRVVDVVRHFDWKGPVGVTFPGVVTGGVTRTAANMDKAWIGVDTAALLSERLDGQAVTVLNDADAAGVAEMTYGAGKGVSGTVILLTLGTGIGSALFTDGRLVPNTELGHLELHGHDAEKRASVKAKEDHDLTWERWAHRLQKYLEHVEMLFSPELFILGGGVSRKPEKFLPLIEGIRAEIVPAKLQNNAGIVGAAMAARGPSA, encoded by the coding sequence ATGCAGATCTTCGGCGTGGACATCGGCGGATCCGGTATCAAGGGCGCTCCCGTGGACCTGGAGCGCGGCGAGTTGGCGCAAGAGCGCCACAAGGAACTGACACCACAGCCGGCCACCCCCGACGGGGTGGCCGACCGTGTCGTCGACGTGGTCCGCCACTTCGACTGGAAGGGCCCGGTGGGAGTCACCTTCCCGGGCGTCGTCACCGGCGGGGTCACCCGTACGGCCGCCAACATGGACAAGGCCTGGATCGGGGTCGACACGGCGGCCCTGCTGTCGGAGCGCCTGGACGGCCAAGCGGTGACCGTCCTGAACGACGCCGACGCGGCCGGGGTCGCGGAGATGACGTACGGCGCCGGCAAAGGGGTCTCCGGCACCGTCATCCTGCTCACCCTGGGCACCGGCATCGGCAGCGCGCTCTTCACGGACGGCCGACTCGTCCCCAACACCGAACTGGGCCACCTGGAACTGCACGGCCACGACGCGGAGAAGCGCGCGTCGGTCAAGGCCAAGGAGGACCACGACCTCACCTGGGAGCGCTGGGCGCACCGGCTCCAGAAGTACCTGGAACACGTGGAGATGCTCTTCTCCCCGGAACTCTTCATCCTCGGGGGCGGCGTCAGCCGCAAGCCGGAGAAGTTCCTGCCCTTGATCGAGGGGATCCGCGCGGAGATCGTGCCGGCGAAGCTCCAGAACAACGCGGGCATCGTCGGAGCGGCGATGGCGGCCCGCGGCCCGTCGGCCTAG